One genomic segment of Manis javanica isolate MJ-LG chromosome 7, MJ_LKY, whole genome shotgun sequence includes these proteins:
- the LIMS2 gene encoding LIM and senescent cell antigen-like-containing domain protein 2 isoform X2 — protein sequence MTGSNMSSALADAVCQRCQARFAPTERIVNSNGELYHEHCFVCAQCFRPFPEGLFYEFEGRKYCEHDFQMLFAPCCGACGEFIIGRVIKAMNNSWHPGCFRCELCDVELADLGFVKNAGRHLCRPCHDREKAKGLGKYICRRCHLVIDEQPLMFRNDAYHPDHFSCTHCGKELTAEARELKGELYCLPCHDKMGVPICGACRRPIEGRVVNALGKQWHVEHFVCAKCEKPFLGHRHYEKKGLAYCETHYNQLFGDVCYNCSHVIEGDVVSALNKAWCVNCFSCSACNGKLTLKNKFVEFDMKPVCRRCYEKFPLELKKRLKKLSELATRRAHPKPAGPSSA from the exons CAACATGTCCAGCGCCTTGGCCGACGCGGTGTGCCAGCGCTGCCAGGCGCGCTTCGCCCCCACCGAGCGCATCGTCAACAGCAACGGAGAGTTGTACCACGAGCACTGCTTCGTGTGTGCCCAGTGCTTCCGGCCGTTCCCCGAGGGGCTCTTCTACGAG TTTGAAGGCCGGAAGTACTGCGAACATGACTTCCAAATGCTGTTTGCTCCGTGCTGTGGAGCCTGTG GTGAGTTCATCATCGGCCGCGTCATTAAGGCCATGAACAACAGCTGGCACCCAGGGTGCTTCCGCTGTGAGCTGTGCGATGTGGAGCTGGCCGACCTGGGCTTTGTGAAGAATGCGGGCAG gcacctGTGCCGTCCCTGCCACGACCGCGAGAAGGCCAAGGGCCTGGGCAAGTACATCTGCCGGCGGTGCCACCTGGTCATCGACGAGCAGCCCCTCATGTTCAGGAACGATGCCTACCACCCGGACCACTTCAGCTGCACCCACTGCGG GAAGGAACTGACTGCCGAGGCCCGTGAGCTGAAGGGTGAGCTCTACTGCCTGCCCTGCCACGACAAGATGGGTGTCCCCATCTGCGGCGCCTGCCGCCGGCCCATCGAGGGCCGCGTGGTTAATGCCCTGGGCAAGCAGTGGCACGTGGAG CATTTTGTCTGCGCCAAGTGTGAGAAGCCGTTCCTGGGGCACCGGCACTATGAGAAGAAGGGCCTGGCCTACTGTGAGACCCACTACAACCAG CTCTTTGGGGACGTCTGCTACAACTGCAGCCACGTGATCGAGGGCGATG TGGTGTCAGCCCTCAACAAGGCCTGGTGTGTGAACTGCTTCTCCTGCTCCGCCTGCAACGGCAAGCTCACCCTGAA AAACAAGTTCGTGGAGTTTGACATGAAGCCCGTGTGCAGGAGGTGCTACGAGAAGTTCCCGCTGGAGCTGAAGAAGCGGCTGAAGAAGCTGTCGGAGCTGGCCACACGCAGGGCGCACCCCAAGCCTGCGGGCCCCAGCTCCGCCTGA
- the LIMS2 gene encoding LIM and senescent cell antigen-like-containing domain protein 2 isoform X1: protein MAARLGALAASGLYRRRQHRQSPPPVAPRNMSSALADAVCQRCQARFAPTERIVNSNGELYHEHCFVCAQCFRPFPEGLFYEFEGRKYCEHDFQMLFAPCCGACGEFIIGRVIKAMNNSWHPGCFRCELCDVELADLGFVKNAGRHLCRPCHDREKAKGLGKYICRRCHLVIDEQPLMFRNDAYHPDHFSCTHCGKELTAEARELKGELYCLPCHDKMGVPICGACRRPIEGRVVNALGKQWHVEHFVCAKCEKPFLGHRHYEKKGLAYCETHYNQLFGDVCYNCSHVIEGDVVSALNKAWCVNCFSCSACNGKLTLKNKFVEFDMKPVCRRCYEKFPLELKKRLKKLSELATRRAHPKPAGPSSA from the exons CAACATGTCCAGCGCCTTGGCCGACGCGGTGTGCCAGCGCTGCCAGGCGCGCTTCGCCCCCACCGAGCGCATCGTCAACAGCAACGGAGAGTTGTACCACGAGCACTGCTTCGTGTGTGCCCAGTGCTTCCGGCCGTTCCCCGAGGGGCTCTTCTACGAG TTTGAAGGCCGGAAGTACTGCGAACATGACTTCCAAATGCTGTTTGCTCCGTGCTGTGGAGCCTGTG GTGAGTTCATCATCGGCCGCGTCATTAAGGCCATGAACAACAGCTGGCACCCAGGGTGCTTCCGCTGTGAGCTGTGCGATGTGGAGCTGGCCGACCTGGGCTTTGTGAAGAATGCGGGCAG gcacctGTGCCGTCCCTGCCACGACCGCGAGAAGGCCAAGGGCCTGGGCAAGTACATCTGCCGGCGGTGCCACCTGGTCATCGACGAGCAGCCCCTCATGTTCAGGAACGATGCCTACCACCCGGACCACTTCAGCTGCACCCACTGCGG GAAGGAACTGACTGCCGAGGCCCGTGAGCTGAAGGGTGAGCTCTACTGCCTGCCCTGCCACGACAAGATGGGTGTCCCCATCTGCGGCGCCTGCCGCCGGCCCATCGAGGGCCGCGTGGTTAATGCCCTGGGCAAGCAGTGGCACGTGGAG CATTTTGTCTGCGCCAAGTGTGAGAAGCCGTTCCTGGGGCACCGGCACTATGAGAAGAAGGGCCTGGCCTACTGTGAGACCCACTACAACCAG CTCTTTGGGGACGTCTGCTACAACTGCAGCCACGTGATCGAGGGCGATG TGGTGTCAGCCCTCAACAAGGCCTGGTGTGTGAACTGCTTCTCCTGCTCCGCCTGCAACGGCAAGCTCACCCTGAA AAACAAGTTCGTGGAGTTTGACATGAAGCCCGTGTGCAGGAGGTGCTACGAGAAGTTCCCGCTGGAGCTGAAGAAGCGGCTGAAGAAGCTGTCGGAGCTGGCCACACGCAGGGCGCACCCCAAGCCTGCGGGCCCCAGCTCCGCCTGA
- the LIMS2 gene encoding LIM and senescent cell antigen-like-containing domain protein 2 isoform X3, with product MSSALADAVCQRCQARFAPTERIVNSNGELYHEHCFVCAQCFRPFPEGLFYEFEGRKYCEHDFQMLFAPCCGACGEFIIGRVIKAMNNSWHPGCFRCELCDVELADLGFVKNAGRHLCRPCHDREKAKGLGKYICRRCHLVIDEQPLMFRNDAYHPDHFSCTHCGKELTAEARELKGELYCLPCHDKMGVPICGACRRPIEGRVVNALGKQWHVEHFVCAKCEKPFLGHRHYEKKGLAYCETHYNQLFGDVCYNCSHVIEGDVVSALNKAWCVNCFSCSACNGKLTLKNKFVEFDMKPVCRRCYEKFPLELKKRLKKLSELATRRAHPKPAGPSSA from the exons ATGTCCAGCGCCTTGGCCGACGCGGTGTGCCAGCGCTGCCAGGCGCGCTTCGCCCCCACCGAGCGCATCGTCAACAGCAACGGAGAGTTGTACCACGAGCACTGCTTCGTGTGTGCCCAGTGCTTCCGGCCGTTCCCCGAGGGGCTCTTCTACGAG TTTGAAGGCCGGAAGTACTGCGAACATGACTTCCAAATGCTGTTTGCTCCGTGCTGTGGAGCCTGTG GTGAGTTCATCATCGGCCGCGTCATTAAGGCCATGAACAACAGCTGGCACCCAGGGTGCTTCCGCTGTGAGCTGTGCGATGTGGAGCTGGCCGACCTGGGCTTTGTGAAGAATGCGGGCAG gcacctGTGCCGTCCCTGCCACGACCGCGAGAAGGCCAAGGGCCTGGGCAAGTACATCTGCCGGCGGTGCCACCTGGTCATCGACGAGCAGCCCCTCATGTTCAGGAACGATGCCTACCACCCGGACCACTTCAGCTGCACCCACTGCGG GAAGGAACTGACTGCCGAGGCCCGTGAGCTGAAGGGTGAGCTCTACTGCCTGCCCTGCCACGACAAGATGGGTGTCCCCATCTGCGGCGCCTGCCGCCGGCCCATCGAGGGCCGCGTGGTTAATGCCCTGGGCAAGCAGTGGCACGTGGAG CATTTTGTCTGCGCCAAGTGTGAGAAGCCGTTCCTGGGGCACCGGCACTATGAGAAGAAGGGCCTGGCCTACTGTGAGACCCACTACAACCAG CTCTTTGGGGACGTCTGCTACAACTGCAGCCACGTGATCGAGGGCGATG TGGTGTCAGCCCTCAACAAGGCCTGGTGTGTGAACTGCTTCTCCTGCTCCGCCTGCAACGGCAAGCTCACCCTGAA AAACAAGTTCGTGGAGTTTGACATGAAGCCCGTGTGCAGGAGGTGCTACGAGAAGTTCCCGCTGGAGCTGAAGAAGCGGCTGAAGAAGCTGTCGGAGCTGGCCACACGCAGGGCGCACCCCAAGCCTGCGGGCCCCAGCTCCGCCTGA
- the GPR17 gene encoding uracil nucleotide/cysteinyl leukotriene receptor has translation MNGLEVASPGLTANSSPATAEQCGQETPLENILFASFYLLDFILAFAGNALALWLFIRDHKSGTPANVFLMHLAVADLSCVLVLPTRLVYHFSGNHWPFGEIPCRLTGFLFYLNMYASIYFLTCISADRFLAIVHPVHSLKLRRPLYAHLACAFLWVVVAVAMAPLLVSPQTVRTNHTVVCLQLYREKASHHALVSLALAFTFPFVTTVTCYLLIIRSLRQGPRVEKRLKNKAVRMIAMVLAIFLVCFVPYHVHRSVYVLRHGGRGTSCAAQRALARGNRITSCLTSLNGALDPVMYFFVAEKFRDALCTLLCGRRLPGPPPGLEGRTNESSLSARSEL, from the coding sequence ATGAATGGCCTTGAGGTGGCCTCCCCAGGTCTGACCGCCAACTCCTCCCCGGCCACCGCAGAGCAGTGCGGCCAGGAGACGCCACTGGAGAACATCCTCTTCGCCTCCTTCTACCTCCTGGATTTCATCCTGGCTTTTGCTGGCAATGCCCTGGCCCTGTGGCTTTTCATCAGGGACCACAAGTCAGGCACCCCGGCCAACGTGTTCCTGATGCACCTGGCCGTGGCCGACCTGTCCTGTGTGCTGGTCCTGCCCACCCGCCTCGTCTACCACTTCTCTGGGAACCACTGGCCGTTTGGGGAAATCCCGTGCCGACTCACCGGCTTCCTCTTCTACCTCAACATGTACGCCAGCATCTACTTCCTCACCTGCATCAGTGCTGACCGCTTCCTGGCCATCGTGCACCCCGTCCATTCCCTCAAGCTCCGCAGGCCCCTCTACGCCCACCTGGCCTGCGCCTTCCTCTGGGTGGTGGTCGCCGTGGCCATGGCCCCGCTGCTGGTGAGCCCGCAGACCGTGAGGACTAACCACACGGTCGTCTGCCTGCAGCTGTACCGTGAGAAGGCCTCCCACCACGCGCTCGTGTCCTTGGCCCTGGCCTTCACCTTCCCCTTCGTCACCACGGTCACCTGCTACCTGCTCATCATCCGCAGCCTGCGGCAGGGCCCGCGCGTGGAGAAGCGCCTCAAGAACAAGGCGGTCCGCATGATCGCCATGGTGCTGGCCATCTTCCTGGTCTGCTTCGTGCCCTACCACGTCCACCGCTCTGTGTACGTGCTGCGCCACGGCGGCCGCGGCACCTCGTGCGCCGCCCAGCGCGCGCTGGCCCGGGGCAACCGCATCACCTCCTGCCTCACCAGCCTCAACGGCGCGCTCGACCCCGTCATGTATTTCTTCGTGGCCGAGAAGTTCCGCGACGCCCTGTGCACCCTGCTGTGCGGCCGGAGGCTCCCGGGCCCGCCGCCCGGCCTGGAGGGCAGGACCAACGAGAGCTCGCTGAGCGCGCGCTCCGAGCTGTGA
- the LIMS2 gene encoding LIM and senescent cell antigen-like-containing domain protein 2 isoform X4: MTGRHLCRPCHDREKAKGLGKYICRRCHLVIDEQPLMFRNDAYHPDHFSCTHCGKELTAEARELKGELYCLPCHDKMGVPICGACRRPIEGRVVNALGKQWHVEHFVCAKCEKPFLGHRHYEKKGLAYCETHYNQLFGDVCYNCSHVIEGDVVSALNKAWCVNCFSCSACNGKLTLKNKFVEFDMKPVCRRCYEKFPLELKKRLKKLSELATRRAHPKPAGPSSA; this comes from the exons gcacctGTGCCGTCCCTGCCACGACCGCGAGAAGGCCAAGGGCCTGGGCAAGTACATCTGCCGGCGGTGCCACCTGGTCATCGACGAGCAGCCCCTCATGTTCAGGAACGATGCCTACCACCCGGACCACTTCAGCTGCACCCACTGCGG GAAGGAACTGACTGCCGAGGCCCGTGAGCTGAAGGGTGAGCTCTACTGCCTGCCCTGCCACGACAAGATGGGTGTCCCCATCTGCGGCGCCTGCCGCCGGCCCATCGAGGGCCGCGTGGTTAATGCCCTGGGCAAGCAGTGGCACGTGGAG CATTTTGTCTGCGCCAAGTGTGAGAAGCCGTTCCTGGGGCACCGGCACTATGAGAAGAAGGGCCTGGCCTACTGTGAGACCCACTACAACCAG CTCTTTGGGGACGTCTGCTACAACTGCAGCCACGTGATCGAGGGCGATG TGGTGTCAGCCCTCAACAAGGCCTGGTGTGTGAACTGCTTCTCCTGCTCCGCCTGCAACGGCAAGCTCACCCTGAA AAACAAGTTCGTGGAGTTTGACATGAAGCCCGTGTGCAGGAGGTGCTACGAGAAGTTCCCGCTGGAGCTGAAGAAGCGGCTGAAGAAGCTGTCGGAGCTGGCCACACGCAGGGCGCACCCCAAGCCTGCGGGCCCCAGCTCCGCCTGA